The genomic DNA CCCCAGGACGTAATAAAGCTGTTAAAATTTGCTCATGGTCTTTGGTAGAAAGCATACCCATTACCCAAGTAATCGGAGTTTTGAGGGTATCTACATAATTACGTAAGGCGATCGCCGCAGCCGGATTATGTGCACCATCGATTAATAATCGATAATTATGCCAGTTTACCCACTGAATACGACCTAACCACTTAGTTTTAGCCATTCCCTCTTGTATTTGACTAGGGGTTATCTGAAAACCTTGTTGTTGCAAAATCTTGAAAGTGGCGATCGCTATAGCTGAATTGAGTAACTGTATTTCTCCCAACAGAGGTAAAGGATAGGTGATATCCTCATAAATAGCCCAAGATTTCTCTAATTCTAAAGGTTTAGCCGCTTTTACCCAAACCGCGGGACAATTCAACTCCACTAAGCGAGATTTGACTACAGCTTCTGCTTCAGCAGTTAATTGACCTAAAATAGCAGGACAACCAGTTTTTAAGATACCCGCTTTTTCTGTCGCTATAGCAGTTAAAGTTGAACCGAGTTGTTGCCAATGTTCTCGGCTTATAGAAGTAATAATACTAGCTAAAGGGCGATCGCAGACGTTAGTAGCATCTAATCTTCCTCCTAAACCTACCTCTATCACTGCTACATCTACCTTTTCTTGAGCAAAATATAACCAAGCAGCGGCGGTAATTACTTCAAATTGGGTGGGTGTTTCCGTGTCAGGGGCGATCGCCTGAATCGTCGTTTCTAATGCTTCTTTTAATCTGGTAGTAGTTATCGGTTGTTCATTAAGACAAATTCTTTCTGTCCAATCTACCAAATGGGGAGAAGTATAACGTCCTACTCGATAACCTGCCTCTGTTAGTACAGCAGAAAGATAAGCACATACTGAACCTTTACCATTAGTTCCAGTCACATGAATAATCGGAACAATTGACTGAGGATTCCCTAAATTAGCTAAAAGATTTTTAATCCTAGTTAAACCCAAGTGAACACCGAAACGTTGAAAAGGTTTTAAAATGTGATTAATTTCCGACATTTGCGTTTATTTGGTTCAATCGTCATGTAGCGTTAGTAGTTGATAAATGAAATTGTAGATTTAGGTAATTATGGCGATCGCCTGAGTGCCTTTTCCATGAGTACCTATAACCAATAACTTTTACTTATTACCATAGATACACCGATAGCCTACTAAGATTATTTCTCTTAATTGATCAAGATCCATAGCCTTGAGATTTAATTATCAATTTAATTTTATCAAGTTTTGGTTAGACCTTGACAAACTAAATAAAAGTTAAAAGTATTTTTACCTTGATTAGATAATTAGTTAGAATTAAAAGAGTTTGTAAATAGTCAATTAATTTAGTCAGGAAATCTTGACTAAATAGCAGCAATTATTGAGAATTTCAGAATCTTATGAATATTAGCACCAACCAAATGGCAAGAGAATCAGCCATAACCTCCACAGAAAAAGCTACAGGAGTATATATAACTGTTCATGGTCATTTTTATCAACCCCCCCGAGAAAATCCCTATTTAAATACTATCGAAAGACAACCTAGCGCTCATCCCTTTCACGATTGGAATGAGAGAATATATCATGAGTGTTATCGTCCTAACGCTTTTGCTAGAATTCTTAACGATCAATCAGAAGTGATTAATATTGTTAATAACTTTGAATATTTGAGCTTCAATATCGGTGCAACCTTGATGTCTTGGTTAGAAAACTATGACCTAGAGGTATATAATCGGATCATTGAGGGAGATAGATTAAGCAGAGAAAGACTTAATGGACACGGAAACGCGATCGCCCAAGTCTATAACCATATCATTCTACCCCTAGCCAATAAAAAAGACAAACAGACGCAAATACGTTGGGGAAAACAAGACTTTCGGACTCGTTTTGGACGTGATCCCGAGGGAATGTGGTTAGCAGAAACCGCCGTTGACCACGAAACCCTAGAAACTTTGATTGAAGAAGGGATCAAATTTACCATCCTAGCCCCATCTCAAGCCGAACGTTGTCGCCCCATTCCTAACCCTAATCAAGCCAATCCTGGCTGGATAGAAGTAGGGGGATCACAAATAGATCCTACACGTCCCTATCGTTGTTTTATTGATGATGATAGATATATAGATATATTCTTTTACGATGGTCCAATCTCTCGGGATATGGGTTTTAACGACGTCCTCAACAGTTCCCAAATTTTTGCAGGAAGAATAGCCCAAGCCATTAAAGGGGACCACCGTCAGAGCCAAATCATTAGCGTAGCTACCGACGGCGAAACCTTTGGACATCATAAAGATAGTACAGAAAAATGTTTGGCCTATGCTTTTACTAAAGAATTCCCCGCCAAAGGTTGGACAGTAACTAATTATGCACATTATCTGAGTCTGAATACTCCCCAATGGGAAGTAATCCTCAAACCAGTTACAGCCTGGAGTTGTGCCCATGGAGTCGATCGCTGGCAAGATGATTGCGGTTGTGGAGGTGGAGGTGGTTGGCATCAACGCTGGCGACGTCCTCTCAGAGATAGTTTAAACTGGTTAAGAGATGAATTAATCAGTATTTATACTCACATGGGTGGTAAGCTCTTGCGGGATGTTTGGTTAACCAGAGATGAATATATCGAAGTAATTTTAGATCGTAACCCAACCAACGTAGAAAAATTCCTCTCTCGTCACCAAAAACATACTCTAACACCTTCAGAAAGAATCGACGCCTTACGCTTATTAGAAATGCAGCGACACTCTCTGTTAATGTTTACTAGCTGTGGTTGGTTTTTTGAAGAAATTTCTCGCCCCGAAGGAGTACAAATCCTACGCTACGCATCCAGAGCCATGGAATTAGCAGCAGAAGTATCGGGAATACAGTTAGAAAAAGAATTCCTAGAGTTATTAGATCTAGCCCCTAGTAATGTAGATATATTCGGTACTGGTGGAATAGTTTACGATCGCCTAGTAGTTTCAGCTCAAATAACCTTTGAACAAGTAGCAGCTCACTACGCCATTAGTTCTCTATTACTAGACTACGATACCACAGAAAGAATCTACTGTTATAACATTCAACAGCTAGACTATCAAAAACAACAAATCGGCGGTTTGACTCTAGCCGTAGGGCAAATTCGCCTAGTATCAGAAATAACTTGGGAAAGTTGTCATCTAGTTTTTGGAGTTTTACATCTAGGAGGTTGGGATTTTCACTGCTGTATTCAACAATTCTCAGGAAGGAATCTCTATAGTCAGTTGAAAATAAAACTGTTTGAAACCCTAACCGCAGCTAGTGCAGCTAAAATGATTCTAGATATGAGTGAGTTATTCGGTAATAAAACCTTTGGGTTGCAACAGTTATTCACCGAAGAACGTCATAAAATCATGAAATTATTGACTAAAAATACCAAAAAAAGCCTGGATCAGTTGTATAATCAGGTATATCGG from Gloeocapsa sp. DLM2.Bin57 includes the following:
- a CDS encoding bifunctional folylpolyglutamate synthase/dihydrofolate synthase, producing MSEINHILKPFQRFGVHLGLTRIKNLLANLGNPQSIVPIIHVTGTNGKGSVCAYLSAVLTEAGYRVGRYTSPHLVDWTERICLNEQPITTTRLKEALETTIQAIAPDTETPTQFEVITAAAWLYFAQEKVDVAVIEVGLGGRLDATNVCDRPLASIITSISREHWQQLGSTLTAIATEKAGILKTGCPAILGQLTAEAEAVVKSRLVELNCPAVWVKAAKPLELEKSWAIYEDITYPLPLLGEIQLLNSAIAIATFKILQQQGFQITPSQIQEGMAKTKWLGRIQWVNWHNYRLLIDGAHNPAAAIALRNYVDTLKTPITWVMGMLSTKDHEQILTALLRPGDELYLVPVRDHSTADPETLQKLGLAICPQLRDCRTFGDLFNALEESLTKTEGLTVLCGSLYLVGYFLSVSTTNR
- a CDS encoding DUF3536 domain-containing protein produces the protein MNISTNQMARESAITSTEKATGVYITVHGHFYQPPRENPYLNTIERQPSAHPFHDWNERIYHECYRPNAFARILNDQSEVINIVNNFEYLSFNIGATLMSWLENYDLEVYNRIIEGDRLSRERLNGHGNAIAQVYNHIILPLANKKDKQTQIRWGKQDFRTRFGRDPEGMWLAETAVDHETLETLIEEGIKFTILAPSQAERCRPIPNPNQANPGWIEVGGSQIDPTRPYRCFIDDDRYIDIFFYDGPISRDMGFNDVLNSSQIFAGRIAQAIKGDHRQSQIISVATDGETFGHHKDSTEKCLAYAFTKEFPAKGWTVTNYAHYLSLNTPQWEVILKPVTAWSCAHGVDRWQDDCGCGGGGGWHQRWRRPLRDSLNWLRDELISIYTHMGGKLLRDVWLTRDEYIEVILDRNPTNVEKFLSRHQKHTLTPSERIDALRLLEMQRHSLLMFTSCGWFFEEISRPEGVQILRYASRAMELAAEVSGIQLEKEFLELLDLAPSNVDIFGTGGIVYDRLVVSAQITFEQVAAHYAISSLLLDYDTTERIYCYNIQQLDYQKQQIGGLTLAVGQIRLVSEITWESCHLVFGVLHLGGWDFHCCIQQFSGRNLYSQLKIKLFETLTAASAAKMILDMSELFGNKTFGLQQLFTEERHKIMKLLTKNTKKSLDQLYNQVYRDNYGILAAFQRDELPVPLELQVAAEVALSHRCLQAIASLEKATDNPTQMIVYLSELEAIAEEANYFHCQLDIPVEQKSNLEKLIYQTIWQILQDGDPQNLEADIARLEQILTVAEQLHLGLSLDKAQEIYFYYLQEQISPVCFSEISDDYNGNGAPSCRWRREQLPSLLQLGQKLAIDVTPYL